The Amycolatopsis coloradensis sequence CTTGCCGGTCTTCGCCACGTAGTCGAGCTCGCGCCAGTAGTCGTTGAAGTTCCCGTCCGTCCCCGCGCGGCGCGCGTTGTCCTCTTCGAACGGACGGCACAGCTTCCCGGCACGCTCGTTGTAGAAACCGGGGCCGCCCGCCCAGCCGAAATAGGCGCCGTGCGAGTTGTGGACCTCGTAGTACGAGCTGACCCCGGCGATCGGCACGATGGTCTTCAGGCCTTCGATCCCGGACGCGGCCATCCCGATCGCGGTCGCCCCGTCCTGCGACTTCCCGATCGCGCCGACCGACCCGTTCGCCCACTCCGCCCGCACGCGCTCGGGGCCGAACGGCGTGCGGAAAGCCTGAACGCGCCCGCTGAGCCAGTTCACGACGCCGTTGCCGGACGCGACGTCGTCGAAGCACCCGGACGAGCGATTGGTGCCCCCGACGTCGACCAGCACGACCGCGTATCCGCGCGGGACGAAGTAGTTGTCGTAGAAGAGCGGGAACTGCGACGGCGTGCCGTCGGGGAGGTACGTCTTCGGCTGACGCTCGTTGCCGCGCCCGACCTTCTCGTAGTACGGGCTCACGTCCATGATCACCGGAACGCGCTGACCGCGCGCGGCCGGTTCCGCCGGGCGGATGATGTCGGCGGCGACCCGGTCGGTCCGCCCGTCGCGGTCGAGGTCCTGGCCGGTCTCGACCCAGGCGGTCTCCCGGATGGCCTTCTCGTAGGAGAACACCGGCTCGCTGACGCCGTCACGCAGGACGAACGCGGGTGACGCGACGGCGGGCGCGGCGGTGAGCAGCAGTGTCGCCACGACGGTGGCGGTCAAGGTCTTGAGCCCCATCGTCCGAGTATCGCTTACGAAACCCGAACATTTCCCCCACATTCCTCGTATCCGGCCGCGCGACGCTCTTCGCATGCTGAAACACACCATCGCCCTCTGCCTGACCGCGGCCGGCCTCGTCGCGCTCGCTCCCGCGGCCTCGGCCCAGGCACCGATCACCCTGAGCCCCGAAGAGTCCCAGCAGTTGTGCGCCGAATGGCTGCCGAAGCTCACCCAGCGCACCACCAAACTCACCGAACGCATCAACGGAGGCCCCGAGATCCGCGGTTCGGTGGCGAACCTCAAGGCCAGGGCCGAGGGCCAGCGCAAAAAGGGCCACAACGACACCGCCGACAGGCTGCAAAAGCGCGCCGACAAGCGCAACGGCAGGCTGCCGGAGCTCACCGCGGCGAAGCAGAAGCTCGACGCGTTCGCGGGCGCGCACTGCAAGGCGGGCAAGTGAAACGTCTCCTGGCCGCCGGGTTGACCGCGCTCGCGCTCTTCGGCGCGGTCGCGTGCACCGACGACGAACCCGCTTCGAGCCCGGCGCCGGGTGAGCTGAGCGACGTCCAGCACACGCTCGACTCGATCGAGCAGGACATGGCAGGCGACCCCGCCCCATGACAGGATCGGCCGGTGACGACACAACCGGGACGCGGGCTGGTACTGGTCGTCGAGGACGACCCCGCGATCGCCGAACTCGCTTCGCTGTACCTGCGGCGGGACGGGTTCGGCGTGCACGTGGAGGCGGACGGCGGCGCGGCACTGGCCACGATCCGGCGGCTGCGCCCGGTCGCGATCGTGCTCGACATCGGACTGTCCGGAATGGACGGTATCGAGATCTGCCGGACGCTGCGCGCGGACGGCGACTGGACGCCGGTGCTGTTCGTGACCGCGCGCGACGACGAGCTGGACCGCTTGCTGGGCCTGGAGATCGGCGCCGACGACTACCTGACGAAACCGTTCAGCCCGCGTGAGCTCTCGGCAAGGGTCCGGACCGTCCTGCGCCGCGCCGCCGGAGCGCCTTCGCCCGCCGAGACCTACACGGCGGGCGGCGTGCGCGTCGACGTCACCCAGCGTCGTGCCTGGGCCGCCGATACCGAGATCACGCTGACGTCGACCGAGTTCGATCTGCTCACCCATCTGGTGCGACGGCCCGGTCAGGTGTTCAGCCGCGAGCAGTTGCTCAGTTCGGTCTGGGGCTACGCGGCGTCGGCGGGCACGCGGACCGTCGACGTCCACATCGCCCAGCTGCGCGGGAAACTGGGCGAGCACAGTCCGATCAGGACGGTCCGCGGGATCGGTTACGCGGCGGACACCGGATGAACCGGACTTCGCTCGCGCTGCGGATCACCGTCGTGTGCCTCGCGGTCGCCGCGGTCGCGGTGGTGGTCGCCGGACTGGTCGCGGCCCGGCTCATCCGCACCACGGGCAGCGACGTGCTCCGGCAGTCGCTTTCGGCACAGGCCGACGTGGTCGCGAGCCAGCTCGACGAGACCGGGATCGGCAACCGGCTCCGCGTCGGGAAGGCCGCGGAAGTCGTTCGGGGACAAGGGATCGAAGTCGTCGTCCGCCGTCCGAACGGGACGATCGACGGCGACGGGACGGTCGCGGCCATCGCCGCCACCAAAACGGGGTTCACCCGCTCGGGCACAGTGGTCGTCGAAGGCAGGCAGTACCTCGTCGAAGTCCGCACGGTCGGCGCGAGAGGTGCCGCGTTCGCCCTGGTCCAGTCGACGGAGATCGGCGAAGCGCGCGGCAGGACGTTGGTGCGCAACACCGT is a genomic window containing:
- a CDS encoding response regulator transcription factor — encoded protein: MTTQPGRGLVLVVEDDPAIAELASLYLRRDGFGVHVEADGGAALATIRRLRPVAIVLDIGLSGMDGIEICRTLRADGDWTPVLFVTARDDELDRLLGLEIGADDYLTKPFSPRELSARVRTVLRRAAGAPSPAETYTAGGVRVDVTQRRAWAADTEITLTSTEFDLLTHLVRRPGQVFSREQLLSSVWGYAASAGTRTVDVHIAQLRGKLGEHSPIRTVRGIGYAADTG